One Phoenix dactylifera cultivar Barhee BC4 chromosome 8, palm_55x_up_171113_PBpolish2nd_filt_p, whole genome shotgun sequence genomic window carries:
- the LOC103708775 gene encoding zinc finger CCCH domain-containing protein 56-like isoform X2 produces the protein MPHPPNPQTNPPIRGTSCMFFKTRLCQKFKTRSCPWGNNCNFAHGIEELRQPPPNWKALVAEGQVNGNDQQRMRKNEICRKFSKGEVCPYEDRCTYLHVQRENLGMAMGSMAGPGSIGGFSSAADCNGSNQKPKAKICYKWETTGHCSFGERCIFAHGIAEMKSGGHVELDSGKIGADPSKPLTNPANNVLPIQTEPSYTHQAQQKKGVFPKLAKKKLSGIYADWIDDTPLFSPHLSKQS, from the exons ATCAGAGGAACAAGTTGCATGTTTTTCAAGACCCGGCTTTGCCAGAAATTCAAAACGCGGTCTTGCCCATGGGGGAACAACTGCAACTTTGCGCATGGGATCGAAGAGCTCCGCCAGCCGCCACCCAATTGGAAGGCGCTTGTTGCCGAGGGACAGGTGAATGGTAATGACCAACAGAGGATGCGTAAGAATGAGATCTGCAGGAAGTTCTCTAAGGGAGAGGTCTGCCCGTATGAGGATCGCTGCACTTATCTCCATGTGCAGCGAGAGAACTTGGGGATGGCCATGGGGTCTATGGCAGGGCCTGGTAGTATTGGGGGATTTAGCTCTGCAGCTGACTGTAATGGCTCTAATCAGAAGCCAAAGGCAAAGATTTGTTACAAGTGGGAGACCACAGGTCATTGCTCTTTTGGTGAGAGGTGCATCTTTGCTCATGGAATTGCAG AGATGAAGTCTGGAGGCCATGTGGAGTTAGATAGTGGAAAAATCGGAGCAGATCCATCAAAACCTCTTACTAATCCTGCAAATAATGTCCTGCCAATTCAGACAGAGCCCAGTTATACGCATCAAGCTCAGCAGAAGAAAGGTGTTTTTCCGAAGTTAGCTAAGAAAAAACTAAGTGGCATCTATGCAGATTGGATTGATGACACTCCACTCTTTTCCCCGCACCTCTCAAAACAAAGCTGA